The following proteins are co-located in the Trichomycterus rosablanca isolate fTriRos1 chromosome 14, fTriRos1.hap1, whole genome shotgun sequence genome:
- the LOC134326598 gene encoding uncharacterized protein LOC134326598: MMPYRIQRCPVCGVDYSNLSQHLRKYHLVGNAQEKTLLLQLASGRIRSKFTCCVPGCVSKSVKRLDRHNATVHSDLELPEMNHYANEAKRNYVLCKLAELRASHPQVPMVTTLDIGHAGRLYAPAATSAAPDTAASQATPVAEVQASVGDQVDEGQPGTSTDCQNPTCVAMARRLRVLESHLNLVPQGACPRKDCQESMYELGRLQRLLSRSPQKSLRKKFSRRDTFRIKDSPVYEKVLLDFLGFCVGTNPSKKKKENAIGSVSHVRRFLIFAGEDRLLKGHFSFLKKQSSIRDWVGVLLADKLKPTTVHANLMSLKKFFEYLPYVPRKTTKLTRVDFLWLNTEVTSRIKDMQRDVTCHRQAVRKAASKNIVSEEDQKNFRREVRLILPAKIKSLKKGSVESLHQVFGLLTGYFVSMSGHRAGVLKNLKVEEVRNAEVDWEHVTIDVEDHAQLSLTLSELQWFDGLLSVRDQFVGSESPYFFFNSVGGRCEKVLSYFKTEWTRMGFGGSFTFRHLRTSMVHHTKNLTPHKRLSIHRAMCHSEAVASKFYVPLNTVQEAAGVRRLQEGEEEPEDRPHCSSSRPSSSRPSTLHSLRQEFGESGTVDTDSSGEDTRRPEEEKSSSEEVQDSKRKHVRRAILDTSSESDEPFVLRMPRKSSPHPGYDILGGGPSPEHNYVGTPVKVSQDAMKAITESGKPTVRLSMLVLTSSSSSDKEEQVEEMPLEPSATF; the protein is encoded by the exons atg ATGCCGTATCGTATTCAGCGATGCCCAGTGTGCGGGGTAGACTACTCCAACCTATCCCAGCATTTGCGCAAGTACCATCTTGTTGGTAATGCCCAGGAGAAGACCCTCCTGCTGCAGCTGGCAAGTGGGCG CATCAGGTCCAAGTTCACTTGCTGCGTGCCCGGGTGCGTGTCCAAAAGTGTGAAGAGGTTGGACCGGCACAACGCAACGGTGCACAGTGACTTAGAG CTGCCCGAGATGAATCATTACGCCAACGAGGCGAAGAGGAATTACGTCTTGTGCAAGCTCGCCGAATTGAGGGCCAGCCACCCTCAAGTGCCAATGGTCACTACGTTGGACATTGGACACGCCGGGAGGCTGTACGCTCCAGCCGCCACTTCTGCCGCACCCGACACCGCTGCTTCCCAGGCGACGCCTGTCGCAGAAGTGCAGGCCAGTGTTGGAGACCAGGTGGACGAGGGACAGCCGGGCACCAGCACCGACTGTCAGAACCCCACCTGCGTGGCAATGGCAAGGAGGTTGAGGGTGCTGGAGTCCCATCTCAACCTGGTGCCTCAGGGGGCGTGCCCGAGGAAGGACTGCCAAGAGTCCATGTACGAGCTTGGCCGCCTCCAGAGGCTCCTGTCCCGCAGCCCCCAGAAGAGTTTGCGGAAGAAGTTTTCCCGAAGGGATACCTTCCGTATAAAGGACTCTCCCGTCTACG AGAAGGTGCTTCTTGACTTTTTGGGGTTCTGTGTCGGGACCAACCCCTCcaagaagaagaaggaaaaTGCCATAGGGTCTGTCAGTCATGTGAGGCGGTTCCTCATCTTCGCGGGTGAGGACCGCCTCCTGAAGGGCCATTTTTCCTTCTTAAAGAAGCAGTCTTCCATCAGAGA ttgggTCGGAGTTTTATTGGCTGACAAGTTGAAGCCCACAACAGTGCATGCCAACTTGATGAGTCTGAAGAAATTCTTCGAATACCTGCCGTACGTTCCTCGGAAGACCACAAAATTGACCAGGGTGGATTTTCTTTGGCTGAACACCGAGGTGACAAGTCGCATAAAGGATATGCAACGCGATGTGACTTGTCACCGTCAAGCAGTCCGTAAAGCTGCCTCCA AAAACATCGTGTCCGAGGAGGATCAGAAGAACTTCCGCAGGGAGGTTCGTCTGATCCTCCCCGCCAAGATCA AGTCTCTAAAAAAAGGTTCAGTCGAGAGCCTTCACCAGGTGTTCGGCTTGTTGACCGGATACTTTGTATCCATGTCCGGTCATCGGGCCGGAGTCTTGAAGAACCTGAAGGTGGAAGAAGTACGGAACGCTGAGGTGGACTGGGAACACGTGACCATCGAT GTGGAAGACCACGCCCAGCTGAGCCTGACACTGTCCGAGCTCCAGTGGTTCGATGGGCTGCTCAGTGTCCGTGACCAGTTCGTCGGCAGTGAGTCCCCGTACTTCTTCTTTAACTCGGTCGGCGGGAGGTGCGAGAAGGTCCTCAGCTACTTCAAGACTGAGTGGACACGGATGGGGTTTGGAGGCAGTTTTACCTTCCGCCATCTTCGTACCTCCATGGTGCACCAC ACAAAGAACCTGACTCCACACAAAAGGCTGTCCATACACCGGGCGATGTGCCATTCCGAGGCAGTCGCCTCCAAATTCTATGTGCCGCTGAACACGGTACAGGAGGCCGCTGGTGTTCGCAGATTGCAGGAGGGAGAGGAGGAGCCCGAAGACCGCCCCCACTGCAGCAGCAGCCGCCCCAGCAGCAGCCGCCCCAGTACCCTCCACAGCCTCCGCCAGGAATTCGGCGAGTCAGGGACTGTCGACACCGACTCTTCTGGAGAGGACACCAGACGACCTGAGGAGGAAAAGTCCTCTTCAGAAGAGGTTCAAGATTCCAAGCGCAAGCACGTGAGACGTGCCATCCTGGACACTTCATCAGAGTCGGATGAACCCTTCGTCTTGAGGATGCCCAGGAAGTCTAGTCCTCACCCG GGTTACGACATCTTGGGAGGTGGGCCCTCTCCGGAACACAACTACGTCGGGACTCCAGTGAAGGTAAGTCAGGATGCAATGAAGGCGATCACCGAATCCGGCAAGCCCACCGTTCGACTGAGCATGCTGGTGCTCACGTCCTCTTCTTCCTCGGACAAAGAAGAACAAGTGGAGGAAATGCCCCTCGAGCCCAGTGCCACGTTTTag